One genomic window of Geodermatophilus sp. DSM 44513 includes the following:
- a CDS encoding heparan-alpha-glucosaminide N-acetyltransferase domain-containing protein, whose amino-acid sequence MPTAPGGTPAGAADLAHACDPAQPGDVAGTPSSTAPAQRSNARLIGIDAARGIALFGMMAVHTIDSVDADGDVSLAWTLSAGKSAALFALLAGVGVAFATGRRVRPTTRTWPGYAAALLVRALLIGAVGLLLGSVVPADYAAVILPYYALLFVLAIPLIGLSSRALVALAATIAVAVPLLSHWSRSGTPVRDTVPNLTFGALLGDPGQTLRELALTGVYPALPWMAYLCAGLAVGRALLTSRRTVALLTLTGAGLVAAAQLTSWLLLDVLGGRADLAAASTASGMTSAQLGEALAVGWSGTTPTDTAWWLATLAPHSTTPLDLASTIGLGLVVLGVCILLGRTTTALLRPLAAAGSMTLTLYSLHVLGLAVLPGGVTGLLVHIALVVSFALLWSRYHARGPLEEVVARTTGVVRRRVQSLTEGAGARRR is encoded by the coding sequence GTGCCGACCGCGCCGGGGGGCACCCCGGCCGGGGCCGCGGACCTCGCCCACGCCTGCGACCCGGCTCAGCCGGGTGACGTCGCGGGCACCCCGTCGAGCACGGCGCCGGCGCAGCGGTCGAACGCCCGCCTGATCGGCATCGACGCGGCCCGCGGGATCGCGCTGTTCGGCATGATGGCCGTGCACACCATCGACTCCGTCGACGCCGACGGCGACGTCTCCCTGGCCTGGACGCTGTCGGCGGGGAAGTCGGCGGCCCTGTTCGCCCTGCTGGCCGGCGTCGGCGTCGCGTTCGCCACCGGCCGCCGCGTGCGGCCGACCACGCGGACCTGGCCGGGGTACGCGGCCGCGCTGCTGGTCCGGGCGCTGCTCATCGGCGCGGTCGGTCTGCTGCTCGGCTCGGTGGTCCCCGCCGACTACGCCGCGGTGATCCTGCCCTACTACGCGCTGCTGTTCGTCCTCGCGATCCCGCTGATCGGCCTGTCCAGCCGCGCGCTGGTCGCCCTCGCCGCGACGATCGCCGTGGCGGTGCCGCTGCTCAGCCACTGGTCGCGGTCGGGCACACCGGTGCGGGACACCGTGCCCAACCTGACGTTCGGCGCCCTGCTCGGCGACCCCGGTCAGACGCTGCGCGAGCTGGCGCTGACCGGCGTGTACCCGGCCCTGCCCTGGATGGCCTACCTCTGCGCCGGGCTGGCGGTCGGGCGCGCGCTGCTGACCTCACGGCGCACGGTGGCGCTGCTCACCCTGACCGGGGCCGGGCTGGTCGCGGCCGCGCAGCTGACGTCGTGGCTGCTGCTCGACGTCCTCGGGGGCCGCGCGGACCTGGCGGCGGCCTCGACCGCGTCGGGGATGACCTCGGCCCAGCTGGGCGAGGCCCTGGCGGTCGGCTGGAGCGGGACGACGCCGACGGACACCGCGTGGTGGCTGGCGACCCTGGCGCCGCACTCCACCACGCCGCTGGACCTCGCGTCCACCATCGGGCTGGGCTTGGTCGTCCTCGGCGTCTGCATCCTCCTCGGCCGGACGACCACCGCGCTGCTGCGCCCGCTGGCCGCCGCCGGGAGCATGACGCTGACCCTCTACTCCCTGCACGTGCTGGGGCTGGCGGTGCTCCCCGGTGGGGTCACGGGTCTGCTCGTGCACATCGCGCTGGTCGTCTCCTTCGCGCTGCTCTGGAGCCGGTACCACGCGCGAGGCCCCCTGGAGGAGGTCGTCGCCCGGACGACGGGGGTCGTGCGCCGCCGGGTGCAGTCGCTGACGGAGGGGGCCGGTGCGCGCCGGCGCTGA
- a CDS encoding BPL-N domain-containing protein → MRAGADLALVYRGPASTPGCPEAVADALRRGRRGLEVRFVGPREELPVEPSVLATARLYAQPGGGELRRAHRKVKRSADAVREFVRSGGGYLGFCLGGYLAGETPGFGLLPGDTDRFISSPGARPDHDGDSLVTVTWAGRRRQVFFQDGPWFDLDPARGPAEVLATYDNGLPAAVVAPFGRGAVGVVGPHPEATPDWYTDSGLPVPADVRVDAAADLTQDLVDRVLQAARP, encoded by the coding sequence GTGCGCGCCGGCGCTGACCTGGCGCTGGTCTACCGCGGGCCGGCGTCCACACCGGGGTGCCCGGAGGCGGTGGCCGACGCACTGCGCCGCGGCCGCCGGGGCCTGGAGGTCCGGTTCGTCGGCCCGCGCGAGGAGCTGCCGGTGGAGCCCTCCGTGCTCGCCACCGCCCGGCTCTACGCCCAGCCCGGCGGCGGCGAGCTGCGGCGGGCGCACCGGAAGGTGAAGCGGTCGGCCGACGCCGTCCGGGAGTTCGTCCGGTCCGGCGGGGGCTACCTCGGCTTCTGTCTGGGCGGCTACCTGGCGGGGGAGACGCCCGGGTTCGGGCTGCTCCCCGGGGACACCGACCGGTTCATCTCCTCACCCGGCGCCCGCCCCGACCACGACGGAGACAGCCTGGTCACGGTGACCTGGGCCGGGCGCCGCCGCCAGGTCTTCTTCCAGGACGGCCCGTGGTTCGACCTGGACCCGGCCCGCGGGCCGGCGGAGGTGCTGGCCACGTACGACAACGGGCTCCCGGCCGCGGTGGTCGCGCCGTTCGGCCGCGGCGCGGTCGGCGTTGTCGGCCCGCACCCGGAGGCCACCCCGGACTGGTACACCGACAGCGGGCTGCCGGTGCCGGCCGACGTCCGTGTCGACGCCGCCGCCGACCTCACCCAGGACCTCGTCGACCGGGTGCTGCAGGCCGCCCGTCCGTGA
- a CDS encoding M1 family metallopeptidase, giving the protein MAEPWPDRPVVDLRFEMAPDLASASGREVVEFTPDLDTCELVFRSWVNKPATALAGSALAVTGVRVDGRDVASTDVPAGAPEGAPGTLVEVPLPECLAAGETVTAELAFDLVLGEQVNERVGSSAGAEVAWFATAFPLLAWERGRGWERGPAVPVIGETAVSEDFALRSLEVVAPSGYDVLGTGAADGTEEGPDGTTTHSFTAPAVRDVAVAVGDLDVAERTVGGTRVHVGLDREVEQAGPQDWLDQIEESTGGLVDLLGPLPYQDLWVVVLSSQSSGIEFPGALQFGDVDPGQRRGLVTHELAHMWFYGWVGNDQGEHPWLDESFATFAQSVADGDGPSYAELADGDAPPVGGSMSYFAEGFRRPSDVYYDTVYTLGGAALVEARERVGAEAFDAALAEYVATNAHSVVVPEDVEESFADLPEVLEVLREVGALS; this is encoded by the coding sequence GTGGCCGAGCCGTGGCCCGACCGGCCGGTGGTGGACCTCCGCTTCGAGATGGCCCCCGATCTCGCCTCGGCGTCCGGCCGCGAGGTCGTCGAGTTCACCCCGGACCTGGACACCTGCGAGCTGGTCTTCCGGTCCTGGGTGAACAAGCCGGCCACCGCGCTCGCGGGCAGCGCGCTCGCCGTGACCGGCGTCCGCGTGGACGGCCGTGACGTCGCCTCCACGGACGTGCCCGCCGGTGCGCCGGAGGGTGCGCCGGGCACCCTCGTCGAGGTGCCGCTGCCGGAGTGCCTCGCGGCGGGGGAGACCGTCACCGCCGAGCTGGCCTTCGACCTGGTGCTCGGCGAGCAGGTCAACGAGCGGGTGGGGAGCTCCGCCGGCGCGGAGGTGGCCTGGTTCGCCACGGCGTTCCCGCTGCTGGCGTGGGAGCGCGGGCGCGGGTGGGAACGTGGTCCGGCGGTCCCGGTAATCGGCGAGACGGCCGTCAGCGAGGACTTCGCGCTGCGGTCGCTGGAGGTCGTGGCGCCCTCGGGCTACGACGTCCTCGGCACCGGCGCCGCCGACGGCACCGAGGAGGGGCCGGACGGGACCACCACCCACTCGTTCACCGCCCCGGCGGTGCGGGACGTCGCCGTCGCCGTCGGCGACCTCGACGTGGCCGAGCGGACCGTCGGGGGGACGCGGGTGCACGTGGGCCTGGACCGGGAGGTCGAGCAGGCCGGCCCGCAGGACTGGCTGGACCAGATCGAGGAGTCCACCGGTGGCCTGGTCGACCTGCTCGGTCCGCTGCCCTACCAGGACCTGTGGGTCGTGGTGCTCTCCAGCCAGAGCAGCGGCATCGAGTTCCCGGGGGCGTTGCAGTTCGGTGACGTCGACCCCGGGCAGCGCCGCGGTCTGGTGACGCACGAACTGGCGCACATGTGGTTCTACGGCTGGGTGGGCAACGACCAGGGCGAGCACCCGTGGCTGGACGAGTCGTTCGCGACGTTCGCCCAGTCGGTGGCCGACGGCGACGGGCCGTCCTACGCGGAGCTGGCGGACGGGGACGCCCCACCGGTGGGTGGGTCGATGAGCTACTTCGCCGAGGGGTTCCGGCGGCCCAGCGACGTCTACTACGACACCGTCTACACCCTCGGCGGCGCCGCGCTGGTCGAGGCCCGCGAGCGGGTCGGCGCGGAGGCCTTCGACGCCGCCCTGGCCGAGTACGTGGCGACCAACGCGCACTCCGTCGTCGTCCCCGAGGACGTCGAGGAGTCCTTCGCCGACCTGCCGGAGGTCCTGGAGGTCCTCCGTGAGGTCGGTGCGCTGTCCTGA
- the argC gene encoding N-acetyl-gamma-glutamyl-phosphate reductase — MSTGRTWTVGVTGATGYAGGEVCRLLAGHPALRLAGVHANSSAGRRLGEVAPHLLPFADMEVRPSGAGDLAGYDVVVLALPHGESAGIAAQLPEDTLVVDCGADHRLNDPAAWARWYGGGPAGTPHPGTWPYGLPELPGQRERLVGARRIAVPGCYPTSVTLAMAPALAAGLVQPEVVVVAATGTSGAGKAVKPHLLGSEVMGSVSAYGVGGVHRHTPEMVQTLSQAAGGPVGVSFTPVLVPMSRGILATCSAPLRPGVDGEAARAVYGKAYGDEPFVHLLPEGQWPTTGQVLGANTVVLQVAVDPDAGRLVVVAAVDNLTKGTGGAAVQCANLALGLPETTGLPLVGVAP, encoded by the coding sequence GTGAGTACGGGGCGGACGTGGACGGTCGGGGTCACCGGCGCCACCGGGTACGCCGGGGGTGAGGTGTGCCGGTTGCTGGCCGGGCACCCGGCCCTGCGGCTGGCCGGGGTGCACGCCAACAGCAGTGCCGGGCGGCGGCTGGGGGAGGTGGCCCCGCACCTGTTGCCGTTCGCGGACATGGAGGTGCGTCCCAGCGGGGCGGGGGACCTGGCCGGCTACGACGTGGTGGTGCTGGCGTTGCCGCACGGGGAGTCCGCGGGGATCGCCGCGCAGCTCCCGGAGGACACGCTGGTGGTCGACTGCGGCGCGGATCACCGGTTGAACGACCCGGCGGCGTGGGCGCGGTGGTACGGCGGCGGGCCCGCCGGCACGCCGCACCCTGGGACCTGGCCGTACGGGTTGCCGGAGCTGCCTGGTCAGCGGGAGCGGCTGGTCGGGGCGCGGCGGATCGCGGTGCCGGGGTGTTATCCGACGTCGGTGACCCTGGCGATGGCGCCGGCGTTGGCGGCCGGGTTGGTGCAGCCGGAGGTGGTGGTGGTCGCGGCCACCGGCACGTCAGGGGCGGGCAAGGCGGTGAAGCCGCACCTGTTGGGCAGTGAGGTGATGGGGTCGGTGAGCGCCTACGGGGTGGGCGGGGTGCACCGGCACACCCCGGAGATGGTGCAGACCCTGTCCCAGGCCGCCGGCGGGCCGGTCGGGGTGAGTTTCACCCCGGTGCTGGTGCCGATGAGCCGGGGGATCCTGGCGACCTGCTCGGCGCCGCTGCGGCCCGGTGTCGACGGCGAGGCCGCGCGCGCCGTCTACGGGAAGGCCTACGGCGACGAGCCGTTCGTGCACCTGCTGCCGGAGGGTCAGTGGCCCACGACGGGGCAGGTGCTGGGGGCCAACACCGTCGTGCTGCAGGTGGCGGTGGACCCCGACGCCGGCCGGCTCGTGGTCGTCGCGGCGGTGGACAACCTGACCAAGGGCACCGGCGGGGCGGCGGTGCAGTGCGCCAACCTGGCCCTGGGCCTGCCCGAGACCACCGGCCTGCCCCTGGTCGGGGTCGCCCCGTGA
- the argB gene encoding acetylglutamate kinase, protein MSIDSIPAPTAAAQDPAPADVRSGDRAPADRVEEVTLDLRDQAPPRPARRRVGSSRVMRRHDPEGDRFRAEVLTGALPWLKEFHGRVIVVKYGGHAMVDEECRRAFAEDMVFLRTCGILPVVVHGGGPQVTSMLRRLGIESEFRGGLRVTTEESIEVVRMVLTGQVGPEVVNLINQHGHFAVGLSGEDGGLFTAQRTTAVVDGEEVDVGLVGDVADVDPTTVEALIEAGRIPVVSTVAPDPNGEVHNLNADTAAAALAVALGAVKLVVLTDVDGLYADWPDRGSLVQKIDTRELAEILPTLHSGMIPKMAACLRAVEGGVSRATVIDGRLPHALLLETFTTEGTGTMVLPAVDAAAPAPARNEEPTP, encoded by the coding sequence ATGAGCATCGACTCCATCCCCGCACCGACCGCAGCCGCCCAGGACCCCGCGCCCGCGGACGTCCGGTCCGGCGACCGGGCACCCGCCGACCGCGTCGAGGAGGTCACGCTCGACCTCCGCGACCAGGCGCCGCCGCGCCCGGCTCGGCGGCGGGTCGGCAGCAGCCGGGTCATGCGCAGGCACGACCCCGAGGGCGACCGCTTCCGGGCCGAGGTGCTCACCGGGGCGCTGCCCTGGCTCAAGGAGTTCCACGGCCGGGTCATCGTGGTGAAGTACGGCGGCCACGCGATGGTCGACGAGGAGTGCCGGCGGGCGTTCGCCGAGGACATGGTGTTCCTGCGGACCTGCGGCATCCTGCCCGTCGTCGTCCACGGCGGCGGCCCGCAGGTGACCAGCATGCTGCGCCGCCTCGGGATCGAGAGCGAGTTCCGCGGGGGCCTGCGGGTGACCACCGAGGAGAGCATCGAGGTGGTCCGCATGGTGCTCACCGGCCAGGTCGGCCCCGAGGTGGTCAACCTGATCAACCAGCACGGCCACTTCGCCGTGGGCCTGTCCGGGGAGGACGGCGGCCTGTTCACCGCCCAGCGCACCACCGCCGTGGTGGACGGCGAGGAGGTCGACGTCGGCCTGGTCGGCGACGTCGCCGACGTGGACCCCACGACGGTCGAGGCCCTGATCGAGGCCGGCCGGATCCCCGTGGTGTCCACGGTCGCGCCCGACCCGAACGGGGAGGTGCACAACCTCAACGCCGACACCGCCGCGGCCGCCCTGGCGGTCGCCCTGGGCGCGGTCAAGCTCGTCGTCCTCACCGACGTCGACGGCCTCTACGCCGACTGGCCGGACCGCGGGTCCCTCGTCCAGAAGATCGACACCCGCGAGCTCGCCGAGATCCTCCCGACGCTGCACTCCGGGATGATCCCCAAGATGGCCGCGTGCCTGCGGGCGGTGGAGGGCGGCGTCTCCCGCGCCACCGTCATCGACGGGCGGCTGCCGCACGCGCTCCTGCTGGAGACCTTCACCACCGAGGGCACCGGCACGATGGTGCTGCCCGCGGTCGACGCGGCCGCACCGGCGCCGGCCAGGAACGAGGAGCCCACGCCGTGA
- a CDS encoding acetylornithine transaminase encodes MTAPGGERTEALAARWSAVMMGNYRTPPVALARGEGATVWDVDGRAYTDLLGGIATTILGHAHPRVVAAITRQAQTLGHVSNLAVHEPGVALAERLVELAGRSGRVFFCNSGAEANEAAFKLSRLTGRTQVVTAEGSFHGRTMGALALTGQPGKAAAFAPLPGGVTHVPYGDAGALAAVVSEDTAMVLLEPVLGEGGVLPAPPGYLAAAQAAARDAGALFALDEVQTGIGRTGSWFAHQADGLAPDVVTLAKSVGGGLPLGAVLAFGEAAELMTAGAHGSTFGGNPIAAAAALAVLDTIAEEGLLERAKELEHRFTAGIEALGHPGVAGVRGRGALLGVVLTADVAPALEAALREAGFLTNAVAPGVLRLAPSLVVTDAQVDAFLAALPAALDTAGSAH; translated from the coding sequence GTGACCGCGCCCGGCGGGGAGCGCACCGAGGCGCTGGCCGCCCGCTGGTCGGCGGTGATGATGGGCAACTACCGGACGCCGCCGGTGGCGCTGGCCCGCGGGGAGGGCGCCACCGTCTGGGACGTGGACGGGCGGGCCTACACCGACCTGCTGGGTGGGATCGCGACGACGATCCTCGGGCACGCGCACCCGCGGGTGGTGGCGGCGATCACCCGGCAGGCGCAGACGTTGGGGCACGTGTCGAACCTGGCGGTGCACGAGCCGGGGGTGGCGCTGGCGGAGCGGTTGGTGGAGCTGGCCGGCCGGTCGGGGCGGGTGTTCTTCTGCAACTCCGGGGCGGAGGCCAACGAGGCCGCGTTCAAGCTGTCCCGGCTGACCGGGCGCACGCAGGTGGTGACCGCGGAGGGGTCCTTCCACGGGCGGACGATGGGGGCGCTGGCGTTGACCGGGCAGCCGGGCAAGGCCGCGGCGTTCGCGCCGCTGCCCGGCGGGGTCACCCACGTGCCCTACGGGGACGCCGGCGCGCTGGCCGCGGTGGTGTCGGAGGACACGGCGATGGTGTTGCTGGAGCCGGTGCTGGGGGAGGGCGGGGTGCTGCCGGCGCCGCCGGGCTACCTGGCCGCCGCGCAGGCCGCCGCGCGGGACGCGGGGGCGTTGTTCGCGCTGGACGAGGTGCAGACCGGGATCGGTCGGACCGGGTCGTGGTTCGCCCACCAGGCCGACGGGTTGGCCCCGGACGTGGTGACGCTGGCCAAGTCGGTCGGTGGCGGGTTGCCGCTGGGTGCGGTGCTGGCCTTCGGTGAGGCGGCCGAGCTGATGACGGCCGGCGCGCACGGGTCGACGTTCGGGGGCAACCCGATCGCGGCGGCCGCAGCACTGGCGGTGCTGGACACCATCGCCGAGGAGGGTCTGCTGGAGCGGGCCAAGGAGCTCGAGCACCGGTTCACCGCCGGCATCGAGGCGCTGGGTCACCCGGGGGTGGCCGGGGTGCGCGGGCGGGGGGCGCTGCTGGGGGTGGTGCTCACCGCCGACGTGGCGCCGGCGCTGGAGGCCGCGCTGCGGGAGGCCGGCTTCCTGACCAACGCCGTCGCCCCGGGCGTGC